A window from Dehalobacter sp. DCA encodes these proteins:
- a CDS encoding helix-turn-helix domain-containing protein: MGYFTSVYTSELPHRARAVYMYLHDRADKDGKCYPAIGTIARELKLSRSTVKRAIADLEQSGRLRKEQRWRENGGKSSNLYYIQQLDSS; this comes from the coding sequence GTGGGTTACTTTACATCTGTTTATACCTCGGAACTGCCGCATCGGGCGAGGGCTGTCTATATGTACCTGCATGACCGTGCCGACAAGGACGGCAAATGCTACCCTGCGATTGGTACCATCGCCAGAGAGCTGAAGCTGTCTCGCAGTACTGTCAAGCGCGCCATAGCCGACCTTGAGCAAAGTGGCCGTCTGCGCAAGGAGCAGCGGTGGCGGGAAAACGGTGGCAAGAGCAGTAATTTGTACTATATTCAGCAGCTGGATTCAAGCTGA
- a CDS encoding type IV secretory system conjugative DNA transfer family protein yields the protein MQTSQIVILTAAGLTMFGVIGLLSLIAHYYTLNGIKSKTVGDGQHGTARWATKREIKKTYTEVPYEPEKWRKGESLPKEQGLIVGWRKAPLFDDTAPHGYALVDDDDIHCLMIGAAGVGKTANFLYPNLEYACACGMSWLCTDTKGDLYRNYAGIAKDCYGYEVAVIDLRNPTRSDGNNLLHLVNRYMDAYLKNPQNLAYKARAEKYAKITAKTIISSGGFDTAMAGQNAFFYDAAEGLLTSVILLIAEYCEPKQRHIVSVFKLIQDLLVPSGVKGRTLFQLLLAHLPDEHKTKWFAGAALNSAEQAMQSVLSTALSRLNAFLDSELEQILCFDTAIDAERFCTKKSAIFLVMPEEDNTKYFIISLIVQQLYREILSVADEHGGKLPNRVMMFLDEIGTIPKIESAEMMFSASRSRRVSIVAIIQSFAQLEKNYGREGSAIIIDNCQDTVFGGFAPNSESAQILSKAMGSKTVMSGSVSRGKNDPSQSLQMIERPLMTPDELKSMPKGRFIVTKTGAYPIRTRLKLFKEWGITFGKPYEIAEQSARQVEYADRHKVEEEIILRHSACVEVPEEAETEAAASGGPVHTPVQGITFEQFVQKQEPERR from the coding sequence TTGCAGACATCCCAAATCGTAATCCTGACCGCAGCCGGACTGACCATGTTCGGCGTGATCGGGCTGTTATCGCTCATAGCGCATTACTATACCCTGAACGGCATCAAGTCCAAAACGGTCGGCGACGGTCAGCACGGCACAGCGCGCTGGGCAACCAAGCGGGAGATCAAAAAGACATATACCGAGGTTCCCTATGAGCCTGAAAAATGGCGGAAGGGCGAAAGCCTCCCGAAAGAGCAGGGCCTTATCGTCGGCTGGAGGAAAGCGCCTTTGTTTGACGATACCGCTCCACACGGGTATGCGCTGGTAGACGATGACGATATCCACTGCCTGATGATCGGCGCGGCCGGCGTCGGCAAGACCGCAAACTTCCTCTATCCGAATCTGGAATACGCCTGTGCCTGCGGCATGAGCTGGCTCTGCACCGACACCAAGGGCGACCTCTACCGCAACTACGCCGGGATCGCCAAGGACTGCTACGGCTATGAGGTGGCGGTCATCGACCTGAGAAACCCCACCCGCTCGGACGGCAACAATCTGCTCCATCTGGTCAACAGGTATATGGACGCCTATCTGAAAAACCCTCAGAACCTGGCATACAAGGCCAGAGCGGAGAAATATGCCAAGATCACCGCCAAGACCATCATCTCCTCCGGAGGCTTCGATACGGCGATGGCCGGACAAAATGCCTTCTTCTACGACGCGGCGGAAGGTCTGCTGACCTCCGTAATACTGCTTATCGCCGAATACTGTGAGCCGAAGCAGAGGCACATCGTATCGGTGTTCAAACTCATACAGGATCTGCTGGTGCCCAGCGGCGTCAAGGGCAGGACTTTGTTCCAACTGCTCCTTGCCCACCTGCCGGACGAGCATAAGACCAAGTGGTTTGCGGGTGCGGCGCTCAACTCGGCGGAGCAGGCCATGCAGAGCGTCCTCTCAACCGCGCTCTCCCGGCTCAATGCCTTTCTGGATTCCGAGCTGGAGCAGATCCTGTGCTTTGACACGGCAATCGACGCGGAGAGGTTCTGCACCAAAAAAAGCGCCATCTTCCTTGTCATGCCGGAGGAAGATAACACAAAATATTTCATCATCAGCCTGATCGTCCAGCAGCTCTACCGCGAGATCCTGTCGGTGGCCGACGAGCATGGCGGCAAGCTCCCCAACCGGGTGATGATGTTCCTCGACGAGATCGGGACCATACCCAAAATTGAGTCTGCTGAGATGATGTTCAGCGCCAGTCGTTCGAGGCGGGTGTCAATAGTAGCGATCATACAATCCTTCGCTCAGTTGGAGAAAAACTATGGCAGAGAGGGTTCGGCCATCATCATCGACAACTGCCAGGACACGGTGTTCGGCGGCTTTGCTCCTAACAGCGAGTCGGCGCAGATTTTGTCGAAAGCCATGGGAAGCAAGACGGTCATGAGCGGCTCGGTCAGCCGGGGTAAAAACGATCCGTCCCAGAGTCTGCAGATGATCGAACGTCCGCTGATGACACCCGATGAGCTTAAGTCCATGCCCAAAGGCCGGTTTATCGTCACCAAGACCGGCGCCTATCCGATTCGCACCCGGCTGAAGCTGTTCAAGGAATGGGGTATTACCTTCGGCAAGCCGTATGAGATCGCCGAACAATCGGCCAGACAGGTAGAGTATGCCGACAGGCACAAGGTGGAGGAAGAAATCATCCTGCGCCATTCCGCCTGTGTGGAGGTGCCGGAGGAAGCTGAAACAGAAGCAGCTGCGTCGGGCGGCCCGGTGCATACGCCTGTTCAGGGTATAACCTTTGAACAGTTTGTGCAAAAGCAGGAACCTGAAAGGAGATGA